CGCGCcataatatcataataaaaactcTCCAGGTGAATATGCAATCTATAGGAGTCTTATGTCATGTCCTTTCTACAGTGAGCAAATATCCCACAAGACCACAACAATCCCTGTCATAGATTCTCAGTGGCTTGTCGTTATCCATTATAACTAGCAAAAGCTAAAAGGAGAATCATGTCAATGAGCCTACCAATCAATGCGCAGCATTCACAGCATGATGCAAACCAGCACAAAGTTTAAAGCGGCTGTAAATGCATCATTCACAAAACTGACAAAACATAAGCTCTATGATAAGatggctttttttttcactagCATAATAATTCAACCAAGTATGAGGATAATTAAAGCCTAAGcgatgttcaaaaaaaaaaagaaaaaaacaacagaaagcTACCGAacctattttgttttaatacaaGCATGAAAGCATTCCTCCCAGGGCCATTAGCAATAGGGCGATGATAGGCTGTACtattttcacaaaacaaaggAGAAAATCTACAAATGCTAAGTGAAAGAATAAATGACAGGGTTACAGATCAGCAGCTCTTCAAACTCCCAACTCACATGCTCCGAGGAGCATCGCTTCCAGCAGCGGGCTTGCGGTTCAAATATCGAATAACAGCATCTTCAACCCTGTTCAATGACCAAATAAGTACAGATGAGTggatgtttctttttaattttgtcatgtGCAGGCTTTCATAAATTGAATTAGATGACcaaatttgtctctttttgacTAGGCATCCTTATGATGATATTGCAAATTCTGTgactaaataacaaaaacaagccCGATCATGTGATCAATTAACAGTTCTTGACATcagaactaaaaagaaaaaagtgaatAACAATTTGGCAAGTTGCAGGCTAAGCAATTGCATAATAGAACCCATATTTATCATCTTTCAAGTGACATTGTTTTGAGCAGGCAACAACATATCTGATATACATCTACAAGTCAAATTCTAAGATTATTCATCAAGTCAACCGTGGCATTCATATAATGTGTACATGGACAGTGGACCTAAAATAGAAGCTACGGATCAAATAGATGAAATGAAAGAGGTTCAAAcaaggaaaaatagaaaattaaactCACCATGGCTGGTTAAAGAAATCTGAGCGGCGCTCTTTCTCGGCATTTCTACTAGCTTCTCCAGCTACCAGCTTCAAATCCTTGCTTTGAGATTCAATGAGAGCATTGACAAATTCGACAGGTGATTGACTAAATCCAAGGAAGAATGCGCGTCTCCGACGATGTTCATGAATTTTCCTTATAGCAGTACATATCGCCTCATCACAAGTATCAATCTCTTTATTCTTCTCAGCATTTGCCAACAAAGCAGACAACTCCCTCTGTATTGGGAATGGCACGTCAACCACCACATCATAGCAGACAGTTCCAGCTGGACTATTCCCCGACAGCTTAATTTTATGCTCCAAATGTATTGGCTGTGGAGGAGATAAATGCTGAGATATCCTCTGTGAAACCATCGTGAACTTCATCTTTGATTCCCCaaatactttctgaagaggtgCGTCGCAATTGAAAAACGAAGGGTCCTCAGGGTTCTGCAGTTTCCTAGCCTTCACGTAATGCCAAATTGCAGCTATTATTCTAGGACGGGTTTCAACTTCTATACCAAGAACTTCCATCAAAGCTGGAGAGAGCTTATATTTCTCAGGCACATAATTCATTTCCAATCGTATATTCACAGAGAACTCTTTGTCCCCTTTTCTCTTGACTTCAAAACCCTCGTGAGGTGCAGGTGATCGAGCATGCTCCCATACAATGATATGATTATCAGGATATAGTCTCTGATCCAACTGAATTGTCACTCTCTTGAAAAAAGATGAGAACTTTGGGTACAACGGGTTTGATTTCTGGACTGCTCCAGGCTGGTCAGGGTCTACCCCATCTTCCAAGATTCTCCCGATAACTTTAAGAGTCCAAGTCGGAGGGTCAGCATTTGGCTTCTTGGGGATTGTTCTTATCTGATTGGAAAATGTATTGAAGACATAAATTCGAAGGGTTTTCTGAACACAAGGAGGGCTTTTAAGCGCCTCCTGGATGTCAACCTTCTTTCTAGCTAAAGCAGCATCAACACGGGTTTCAAACTCAAGAAGCTGGGTGTACAGAGCAGACTCAGGCAGAATTGCTGCTACTCTATCTTGTAGCTGCTTCTCTGGTAGCTTCTGCTTCTTCCTACGTGCAGCAGAAGAAAGATCCATGGGTTTCAATGGTGAAACCATGCTCGACATGGGAACACCAGGAGGTCTACCCAGAGGTTTCTGAGGGAGCCGTTTTGCACTAGCATTGCCAGGAGTCGAGAACGACGGTGAAGATGAACCCAAATTGCCTATTCCAGCACTCTGATTTTGGTTAAGAGAAACCCCTTGCGCTtgtaattgagcttggaattgtGCATGAGCTGCTTGAACTTGAGCAGCGTGAGCTGCTTGTGCTTGAGCATGAGCCTGCTGCGCTTTCAAATGGGCTTGCAAAGTAGCCTGTGCTTGGGACAGCTGGAACTGACCACCCTGAAAGCCAGCACCCATCTGCGCTTGTTGTGGGAATGTTGGGTTCGCACCCATCGATGGATTGACCATCCCTGAATTCCCAAATGGTGACGAAGATTGCCCCAAACTCTTTGGCgggttattattgttgttgttgttgctgttgttcatAGACATATCTAATCACTATATAAATTACCCACTAAATTAGCCTAAAAACAAGCTAAAACTACCAACCCCCAATTAGCTTCGAACACCCAAAGCATCTAAAACTCTGCCATAATTAAAAccttaaagaaacaaaaacccaCCAAAAATATGCAAATCTAAACAAATTTCCCCCCTTAGAAATCAGGAATCAAACTTGAATGGAAATAAAGAGCTATAAGCCCTAGATAAGCCCCAATCTTTAGCAGGAACGAACAGCGAATGAGCTTCAAGAGGCAGAAatgaaaaaccctaatttcacaAAAGATGTTAATTCAACCCCACTTtaacacaaatcattttgttctaGATAAGGAAGATAAAGACAGGAAATAAAAATCATGGGTATCTATCTAAAAGGgaaccttgaaaaaaaatgaataaaaggtTTTGAGTTTGGATTTGTCAAAAggaattcaaatgaaaaaaccaGATGAGATGAAATCTTACAGAAGTGCCGTTAAGGTAAAAGTCTACTGcttctggttttttttggtaGTTGTTCTCTTCTGCTTCTTAGTGAGCTAAGGCTAAAGAGTTTGCAAATAGAGGAGAGAGAAGACTggctttcctttcctttgcttcgctttgtttctctctctctctttctgtgtgcctttgttttcttttccgtACGGAAAAGAGAGTGAGAGATAGAGTTCAACGTAGAGGACGACTTGTAGTTTTGGGGTGAACGACGTGTCGTTCCTAAAGAGAGTTGTTATAGAGAAGGTCTGTGTGAAGGGATAATGGGCTGAACCCCATGAGTATAGAAAGGCCTAAGACTTTCAAGCAAGCTTAGATTACAAGTCCGAAAACCTAAATCCAGCCTACCAATCAGAAAAGTTCTAGAAGAGAAATGGGGGATTTAAGtttacatgaaataaataaatggtgaaAATCATACATTCATTTATGGATTATGGCCATGacgttgtgtttttttttatcaaaaaataaaataaaatttgaaaaggtCACTAAAGAGAAAACTATATAATGCAAAATCAGTTATGAAATAAaaaccaagatttgaaaagaaaatacatttGGTTCGTCTCGTAGTAGGATTCATTACTATATTTAACACAATAAAGCCAAATCTTGTAATGTAACGGACCAGCTCTAACAACTAGCATTAAACGGgatttattagttattaaataagtttttttttttttaattttaattacctaGTAAAACGATCAAAATATTTGTGGAAACAAAAGGATTTAAAACTaacatcaaaaaacatttttataccatcataataattttttcattattataatgTTATTTGAAGAGAAATTTGATCAATccatcaaatttataattcaaattatgagattaaaataataaaaatataaattaaaattaattataaaattaattcttaattaatataatattaaaaatgatggagtagttttactttctttctttttttggcctttttttCCCACGCAACATCTAGAGAAGGTGACAGTTCAGGGCAGAGGAGCTTGGTAGATATTGGAGGTAATTAAGGAATCTACAATTATAGTTAGTTGTGAGATATGGTATAAGTAATGTATTGGAGGGATTCCGAAGCTTCCGAGAAAAGATTAATGGTTAATGATGCTTTGATAAATTAGATgaccaatttgtttttaaataaggactaaaatatcatgaaaataaaataaaaaaaattattaaaattattttaaagaccAAAATGAACttttgtgaaaaaattattcaCCCTTCTCAATAAATAGCATGTTCTTGTTCAGGGCAAATCTCATCTATTCTCCGGAGTCCAATCCAGTTCAGTCCAATTTCATTTATCCCGTCCTGTCCAGCGTTTCAAATGCACCCTGCAAATCTTATAGAAAGCAAGCCTTCGTCTAAACCCTAGCAGTCAGGGTTTAGCTCGCAAGGCAACAAAAGTGGGCAGTGGCACTGGAAACCTCTGGTCCTGGTCCTGGTTGATGCGTTTTGCATTTATAAACTCACTTGATGCATTTTGAATTTACAAAGTTGAAGTTTCCCTGCTGTCAAGTAATGGGGTGCTTGATTTTGTCTTGTTTTGAAACCTGATGAAAAAAAGCAGGGGCTTGTTGCCTTGTGAACAAGCCTCGTAAACTTCAGGGAATAGGATACATACAAATTTAACGAACACAAAATGTAGATGAAAAGAAATATCCCTTTTCATTTTATGCTATTTAGCAGTTTTTAATGTTGTATTTGTATATACCATGTAAGATGGATCTATTTTGAGGGTAAATGTATGGTTGAATTGGTGTGATTGTTTCGATATCTTGTTGGTAGTTGATTCTATTTGCCCTCGAAAGTCATGGGAAAGTCACTTCAGTTGTCTTAGGGTTGCCTTGAAAGGAAATGGCAATAAGATGACTACTATAAACGGATCctgaatataaaatttttttttatcattgtataAAGTTGAAGTTTGAATGTTATGAAGTAATGGGGTGCTTAATTTTGTGTTCCATTGATGTTAAAACCTGATAAAAAAGCAGGGGCTTGTTGCCAATGTGAACAAGTCTCTCGTGAATGTCGGGGGAACTAATTGCATTGTTCTTGGGTGAGTCTTTAAAGGCAGTGCCAATGACTAAAGGTTCAGTGAATGATGCTACATGGCaatcttgttattgttttattggcACATGCTATGTGAGAGGTACTTGCTTTTTGTAGGAATTTATATGGTTGGATCTGTGTAACTATAGATTGCAAAAGGTTGGATATCCTATTCTTAGTGATTCTATGTATATACTTGGAAGTACTGTGGAAAATCACATTTGTTTCTGTTTCTTTAAAAGATTAAATGTGTGGTTTACTATGATATGTCGATGGGATGGCActtgacttgaattttttcaatGGGTTATTTACAGTTGCATTTGTCTTGGTGATTCTCAGAACAAGAAGGACCGCCTGTGCATTCAGGAAATCTAAGACTAAAAGGTATTTGAAGATGTCCTGGCCTCCATACAAGCCATTCCCTTCATGCAAATCTGTGGTGGTGTTGACCGAACTGCTCAAGCAAAGAATCATCATTCAAATGGCCTCTTAAATCACCAGATTTATCCTTGATTTGCTTTTACTTAGTTACTCTTAAGTATGATCTTCAATTCATAACGATGTGCAGTCCTTGTTGATCGACCTGCGTGCCGTGAAGGGTCTGGTTATGGATTCTCTGTGCATATCTCATATTTGAGCATAGAAACAGAGGCAACTAGCCCACAGTGGTTATGGTAGAATTAGCTGTGAGTTtgatctttcttttccttttcctttctcctCTCCAAGCTACAGCCTAGTGCATTTTCCTAACAGCATGTTATTGCTCCTTCTGCAGCACATTTTTCATAGCAAGTCCGTATTGAGTTCGATTTTGTCCAAAAAGGGAGGACCAATCAAGGAGGAGGTAACTTGCTAAACCATTGTTGGCATCTTAAAGCAGTGATCCATCAACTTTCAGATGATTGCAAGCACAACATTTATTCAATGGATACACAACAAGAAGGAGATTCTTTGTAATTTAGAATagcattttgaatttgtatagCGAAGAGGCTTCAAGAGAAATCAAGTCAAGTTTCTACACTGCTTGAAGTTGTTGTAGACATCTGGGTGCCTTTGAAACATTACACTGGAAAAAAGAACAGAGGATGCAAAGGATGATCTAAATTTTACTTCACGTGCTATGTGGACCTCAGAAACGCAACGACTTGCTTCACTGTGACGGATCCTGTGAATGCAGCTGAAGGTCTTCCTCGAAATACCAGATTATGCTAAACGACTGAAATTTGCTTTATAAGATCCCTTTTATGATCTTTCCCTCAACATCTTTGTTTATGGAAATTACAAATTGGGGGAGAGATATTGTGGTATAATTTGTTGGATTTGCAGCCTGAAACTCAGCTGGCGTCGAGAAAAATCAAGATAGCACAAGCTATATGCAGCTGTAATCCTTCCATGGATGCAATGGCCTTGCTAGCCGGGGATGGAAATTTAATCTGAATTCAATACATTTTGATATTATCTGAATAAATAAGCATTCTTTAGATAATAATTATCTTATCCGATATTTAACagataaagtatatatattatcaaaccGACTTGAAACTCGTTTGAACCTAACCCGTAATATATATTggtattatataaatatatttgtataacatttaattttttttatataaatatatataatatgatatattaCATCTCAGACATAAAATACatctaatatttattattaatatgcatatacatacttcaaatatatatatattaactattttattttttattgaataataaaaaatagcaaataatGGATACCCAAAAccctatatataatttataagaatCTAAATTTTGTacttaataaataatgaatgaatAGAGTAGAGGTacagatataaaaaaatccaagccgTGCTATTTCCATCCCTACCTGGAAGCAAATTTGTCTCGATTTCTTTTTGTTCATCTCACTTCTCAGAAGCTTTTCTTCCTGCAAGGCATGTATTTGCATCAAGAACCCTATTGTGGGGGGATGCGTTTACGAAACTTGAAATGCATATCATCTCATGGTGGTAGATCATCTGTCAGTATCTTCTGCCACGTAAAATCTAATGCAGAAAAAGTTGAAAAGACAAAACATTATAGTTGCTCTTAGAAATGATGGTTGACTGTATCTAGGGTTATATCAGCAGTCAGCAACTACGAAGCAATCTTTAGTGCTGATTTTGAAGAATTTATGTTCCCTTTGCATTCCTGCAGTAACTTTGCAAGAACCTTCAAAGCGATCCAGGTTACATTCTCGTGGTTAgtggaaaattcattttcacGAATTAACTGTGGAGTCAAACCAGCAAACTGTTCCAAATTAAGAATCATTGACGGCAGTGGAACATGACAATTCTCCACGGGATTTGCTTGGGCAACAACTCAGCTTATTTGGGTGTGGCGTTGCTTTATACTCTCCCCACTTCTTTTCTGGACAATTTTGGTGAAAATACCCTACTGGAACGTGATGAACTGCACTTCATGATGGTAATAGAAATCAAGTAGATGGAACAGGAAAAAGgaataataaaatgttttgaCAAACAGAGTTAAGAGTATCAACTATCCCAATTCAGTAAACAGGCAATGCTCCTTTGCTGTACCGATCTTTCAAGAGTTCCAACAAATCTAACCTAGACTCGTTGGTATCAAGGTCATAATTATTGCCTTATGTTCCTTGATCTGAATATGACATCAAACAAAATGACAAGCTGTGTTATCAGAAGATAACATCAAAGCCAGAACACAGTTCAACATGCCAAGATCCGAAGTCATTGAGAATAAAAGTACATACAAGACACTCGACCGCTATAATTCAGCTAGGTTTCTTAAATACCCACATCCACCACACAATCTGGAGAGACACCTAACGAAATACCTGAGGatgtattgaaaatatatattgaagcATCTAGTGTGCCAAATCCTAATTTCAAATGTAGCTATTATTCGATACTC
This genomic interval from Populus alba chromosome 1, ASM523922v2, whole genome shotgun sequence contains the following:
- the LOC118063352 gene encoding SWI/SNF complex component SNF12 homolog isoform X1, whose amino-acid sequence is MSMNNSNNNNNNNPPKSLGQSSSPFGNSGMVNPSMGANPTFPQQAQMGAGFQGGQFQLSQAQATLQAHLKAQQAHAQAQAAHAAQVQAAHAQFQAQLQAQGVSLNQNQSAGIGNLGSSSPSFSTPGNASAKRLPQKPLGRPPGVPMSSMVSPLKPMDLSSAARRKKQKLPEKQLQDRVAAILPESALYTQLLEFETRVDAALARKKVDIQEALKSPPCVQKTLRIYVFNTFSNQIRTIPKKPNADPPTWTLKVIGRILEDGVDPDQPGAVQKSNPLYPKFSSFFKRVTIQLDQRLYPDNHIIVWEHARSPAPHEGFEVKRKGDKEFSVNIRLEMNYVPEKYKLSPALMEVLGIEVETRPRIIAAIWHYVKARKLQNPEDPSFFNCDAPLQKVFGESKMKFTMVSQRISQHLSPPQPIHLEHKIKLSGNSPAGTVCYDVVVDVPFPIQRELSALLANAEKNKEIDTCDEAICTAIRKIHEHRRRRAFFLGFSQSPVEFVNALIESQSKDLKLVAGEASRNAEKERRSDFFNQPWVEDAVIRYLNRKPAAGSDAPRSM
- the LOC118063352 gene encoding SWI/SNF complex component SNF12 homolog isoform X2 — encoded protein: MVNPSMGANPTFPQQAQMGAGFQGGQFQLSQAQATLQAHLKAQQAHAQAQAAHAAQVQAAHAQFQAQLQAQGVSLNQNQSAGIGNLGSSSPSFSTPGNASAKRLPQKPLGRPPGVPMSSMVSPLKPMDLSSAARRKKQKLPEKQLQDRVAAILPESALYTQLLEFETRVDAALARKKVDIQEALKSPPCVQKTLRIYVFNTFSNQIRTIPKKPNADPPTWTLKVIGRILEDGVDPDQPGAVQKSNPLYPKFSSFFKRVTIQLDQRLYPDNHIIVWEHARSPAPHEGFEVKRKGDKEFSVNIRLEMNYVPEKYKLSPALMEVLGIEVETRPRIIAAIWHYVKARKLQNPEDPSFFNCDAPLQKVFGESKMKFTMVSQRISQHLSPPQPIHLEHKIKLSGNSPAGTVCYDVVVDVPFPIQRELSALLANAEKNKEIDTCDEAICTAIRKIHEHRRRRAFFLGFSQSPVEFVNALIESQSKDLKLVAGEASRNAEKERRSDFFNQPWVEDAVIRYLNRKPAAGSDAPRSM